A window of the Vicinamibacteria bacterium genome harbors these coding sequences:
- a CDS encoding glycine--tRNA ligase subunit alpha, translating to MRGQTPATLQDLVFVLERYWADRGCLIHQPWDGEVGAGTMHPETFLRVLGGDPWRVAYVQPSRRPADGRYGQNPNRLYKHMQFQVILKPPPADIQGIYLQSLEALGIDPAAHDVRFEEDNWESPTLGAWGIGWQVLLDGQEITQFTYFQQAGAIDLAPISGEITYGLERIAMYLQDVDDVYDLRWSADRLYRDVRHEEEYELSRYSFELADVELHRRLFDSYLAEGWRVMKAPGGRSVLAAYDWCLKSSHAFNVLDARGAISVSQRAGMILAIRKLACAVAAAYIKPPEEPEGQTRFDSSDRATRG from the coding sequence TTGAGGGGCCAGACGCCAGCTACCCTCCAAGACCTCGTCTTCGTCCTGGAGCGTTACTGGGCGGACCGCGGCTGCCTGATCCACCAGCCCTGGGACGGGGAGGTGGGCGCCGGCACCATGCATCCAGAGACTTTTCTCCGCGTGCTGGGAGGAGATCCCTGGCGCGTGGCCTACGTCCAGCCCTCGCGCCGGCCCGCGGACGGGCGGTACGGGCAGAACCCCAACCGGCTCTACAAGCACATGCAGTTTCAGGTGATCCTGAAGCCGCCCCCGGCGGACATCCAAGGCATCTACCTGCAGAGCCTGGAAGCGCTCGGCATCGATCCCGCCGCCCACGACGTTCGGTTCGAGGAGGACAACTGGGAGTCGCCCACTTTGGGGGCGTGGGGGATCGGCTGGCAAGTGCTCCTGGACGGACAGGAGATCACGCAGTTCACCTACTTTCAGCAGGCGGGGGCCATCGACCTCGCCCCTATCTCCGGGGAGATCACCTACGGCCTGGAGCGCATCGCCATGTACCTCCAGGACGTGGACGATGTCTACGACCTTCGCTGGTCGGCCGACCGTCTCTACCGCGATGTGCGCCACGAGGAGGAGTACGAGCTCTCGCGGTACTCCTTCGAGCTGGCCGACGTCGAGCTCCACCGGAGGCTCTTCGATAGCTACTTGGCGGAAGGATGGCGGGTGATGAAGGCGCCGGGGGGGCGTTCGGTACTCGCCGCCTACGATTGGTGCCTGAAGTCCTCCCACGCCTTCAACGTCCTGGACGCGCGCGGCGCCATTTCCGTGAGCCAGCGGGCGGGGATGATCCTGGCGATACGGAAGCTGGCGTGTGCCGTTGCAGCGGCGTACATCAAGCCCCCGGAAGAACCAGAGGGCCAAACACGCTTCGATAGCTCAGACAGGGCTACACGTGGCTGA
- the recO gene encoding DNA repair protein RecO → MPLITSEALVLRTYKLGETSKLVVLLTRERGKVRAVAKGARGPRPRYQSALEPLSEVRVGLYGRQGADLFRLGECELLRSAFGAGRRGLETVMTLSYLAELLDAFAQEGEAEEKVYRLALATIRAAEEGTPDRLLARYLEAWLLRIHGIYPPLDRCASCGGALGFGPLRYHSAARGFVCENCGPVSGPVLPEGARAFLAEVFSRAPADMKGPLPPEAMPLETFHQDLISNHLERRLRSHRVLKDVAREVGS, encoded by the coding sequence ATGCCCCTCATCACCTCGGAGGCCTTGGTCCTTCGCACGTACAAGCTGGGCGAGACGAGCAAATTGGTCGTCCTGCTCACCCGGGAGCGGGGTAAAGTCCGGGCCGTGGCCAAGGGGGCCCGAGGGCCCCGACCCCGTTACCAGTCGGCCCTGGAGCCGCTCAGCGAAGTCCGGGTGGGACTCTACGGCCGGCAGGGCGCAGACCTTTTCCGCCTGGGCGAGTGCGAGCTGCTGCGGTCAGCTTTCGGCGCGGGCCGGCGCGGCCTGGAAACGGTCATGACCCTGTCCTACCTGGCGGAGCTGCTGGACGCTTTCGCCCAGGAAGGCGAGGCGGAGGAGAAGGTCTACCGCCTGGCCCTGGCCACCATCCGAGCCGCCGAAGAGGGCACGCCCGACCGCCTCCTCGCGCGCTACCTCGAAGCCTGGCTCCTGCGTATCCACGGGATCTACCCGCCCCTCGACCGCTGTGCCTCCTGCGGGGGGGCGCTCGGGTTCGGCCCCCTGCGGTATCACAGTGCGGCGCGGGGCTTCGTGTGCGAGAATTGCGGACCCGTCTCGGGTCCGGTGCTCCCCGAGGGGGCTCGGGCCTTTCTGGCCGAGGTCTTCTCGCGGGCGCCCGCGGACATGAAAGGACCCCTCCCTCCCGAGGCCATGCCCCTCGAAACGTTCCACCAGGACCTGATCTCGAACCACCTCGAGCGGCGGCTGCGCTCCCACCGCGTCCTCAAGGACGTGGCCCGCGAGGTAGGGAGTTGA